A region from the Streptosporangium sp. NBC_01756 genome encodes:
- a CDS encoding deoxyguanosinetriphosphate triphosphohydrolase, which translates to MHGYDEHDQARWVPEPPGNPERGSFQRDRARVLHSAGLRRLAAKTQVVGPGETLGSGQHIPRTRLTHSLECAQIGREMGQSLGRDPDLMETACLAHDLGHPPFGHNGETALNELAAGCGGFEGNAQSLRLLTRLEAKVLTEDGRSAGLNLTRASLDAAVKYPWTRETSPKYCAYGDDMAVFEWIRLGAPEGRVSFEAQIMDWADDVAYSVHDLEDAVHSGAVVPEGLRDPGERREVCATTRVWYAPEADPEELEDIFGRLVAQPLWPRHFDGSLTDLAAIKSLTSSLIGRLCRSAQLATQEAYGQAGGRYSADLIVPRAIRLECALLKGLTAHYVMTRDAHNANQARQRELIHDLAHLIMLGAPGTLEPALRPSFVRAGSDAARLRVVIDQIASLTDTSAVTWQRHLSGR; encoded by the coding sequence ATGCACGGTTATGACGAGCACGACCAGGCGAGATGGGTACCGGAACCCCCCGGCAACCCGGAGCGAGGCTCGTTCCAGCGGGATCGGGCGCGGGTGCTGCACAGTGCGGGGCTGCGCCGGCTCGCCGCCAAGACCCAGGTGGTCGGGCCCGGGGAGACCCTCGGCAGCGGGCAGCACATACCGCGCACCCGGCTGACCCATTCGCTGGAGTGCGCCCAGATCGGCCGGGAGATGGGGCAGTCGCTCGGCCGCGACCCCGACCTGATGGAGACCGCCTGCCTGGCCCACGACCTCGGGCATCCACCGTTCGGGCACAACGGGGAGACCGCGCTCAACGAGCTCGCCGCCGGGTGCGGCGGATTCGAGGGGAACGCGCAGAGCCTGCGCCTGCTGACCCGGCTGGAGGCCAAGGTCCTCACCGAGGACGGCCGCAGCGCCGGGCTCAACCTCACCCGCGCCTCCCTGGACGCCGCGGTCAAATACCCGTGGACCCGCGAGACGAGTCCCAAATACTGCGCCTACGGCGACGACATGGCCGTCTTCGAATGGATCAGGCTGGGCGCCCCGGAGGGACGGGTCAGCTTCGAGGCCCAGATCATGGACTGGGCCGACGACGTCGCCTATTCGGTGCACGACCTGGAAGACGCCGTCCACTCGGGTGCCGTCGTGCCGGAGGGCCTGCGCGACCCCGGCGAGCGCCGGGAGGTCTGCGCGACCACCCGGGTCTGGTACGCCCCGGAGGCCGACCCCGAGGAGCTGGAGGACATCTTCGGACGTCTGGTCGCCCAGCCGCTCTGGCCCCGCCACTTCGACGGCTCGCTCACCGACCTCGCCGCGATCAAGAGCCTCACCAGCTCACTCATCGGCCGTCTCTGCCGGTCGGCGCAGCTGGCCACCCAGGAGGCCTACGGCCAGGCGGGCGGCCGATACAGCGCCGACCTGATCGTGCCCCGGGCCATCCGGCTGGAGTGCGCCCTGTTGAAGGGGCTCACCGCCCACTACGTGATGACCCGGGACGCGCACAACGCCAACCAGGCCAGGCAGCGCGAGCTCATCCACGACCTGGCCCACCTGATCATGCTGGGCGCGCCCGGCACGCTGGAGCCCGCGCTCCGGCCCTCGTTCGTCAGGGCCGGGAGCGACGCCGCGCGGCTGCGCGTGGTCATCGACCAGATCGCCTCGCTCACCGACACCTCCGCGGTCACCTGGCAGAGACACCTGTCCGGCCGCTGA
- the dnaG gene encoding DNA primase, with amino-acid sequence MAGRISDEDIALVRERSPIADIVGEHIQLRNAGGGNLKGLCPFHDEKSPSFNVTPTRGYWYCFGCAEGGDVITFVRRLEHLSFGEAVEHLANRAGIHLRYEQGGYVPGREQGERSRLIEAHRAAAEFYASKLAGPDAAIGRKFLSERGFERVDAEHFGVGYAPAEWEALARHLMARGFTSAELVKGGLAKEGRRGPIDRFRGRLVWPIRDITGDVIGFGARKLNDAEEGPKYLNTPDSPLYKKSEVLYGIDLAKREISKRAQAVIVEGYTDVMACHLSGLPTAVATCGTAFGAEHIKVLRRLLLDQSGSQGEVVFTFDGDAAGQKAALRAFADEQKFVTQTFVAVQPDGLDPCELRIKQGEAAVRDLIASREPLFAFAIRSVISRYDVSTNEGRLSALDAAAPIVAAIKDRALRQLYGVDLDRWLGFNNERFVMDRIAEISATPQSRPQRPSGPRKVADLTDPGVRIETEVLKLAVQRPALIGPGFDAIGAEAFTLPEHAALYKLIMDAGGTPAAGHGGREWVDRLLAEVTDALRGVVTRFAVEELRADVASEERYASAMLAALELVSVTRAIEQLKSRMQRTNPVDEQQDYNRLFGELVALEQQRRVLKERAAGS; translated from the coding sequence GTGGCAGGCCGGATCAGTGACGAGGACATCGCGCTCGTGCGGGAGCGCTCACCGATCGCCGACATCGTGGGTGAGCACATTCAGCTCCGCAACGCGGGCGGCGGAAACCTGAAGGGACTGTGTCCCTTCCATGACGAGAAGAGTCCGTCCTTCAACGTCACCCCCACCCGGGGATACTGGTACTGCTTCGGCTGCGCCGAGGGCGGCGATGTCATCACCTTCGTCCGGCGGTTGGAGCACCTGTCGTTCGGCGAGGCCGTGGAACACCTGGCGAACCGGGCCGGCATCCACCTCCGCTACGAGCAGGGCGGTTACGTCCCCGGCCGGGAGCAGGGGGAGCGGAGCCGGCTGATCGAGGCGCACCGGGCGGCGGCGGAGTTCTACGCCTCGAAGCTGGCCGGGCCGGACGCCGCGATCGGGCGCAAGTTCCTGTCGGAGCGCGGGTTCGAACGGGTCGACGCCGAGCACTTCGGGGTGGGTTACGCGCCCGCCGAGTGGGAGGCGCTCGCGCGGCACCTGATGGCCCGGGGATTCACCAGCGCGGAGCTGGTCAAGGGCGGCCTGGCCAAGGAGGGGCGGCGAGGCCCGATCGACCGGTTCCGAGGACGGCTGGTCTGGCCGATCCGCGACATCACCGGTGATGTGATCGGTTTCGGTGCGCGGAAATTGAATGATGCCGAAGAAGGCCCGAAATATCTCAACACCCCCGATAGTCCGCTCTACAAGAAGAGCGAGGTCCTCTACGGCATCGACCTGGCCAAGCGGGAGATCTCCAAGCGCGCCCAGGCGGTGATCGTCGAGGGCTACACCGACGTGATGGCCTGCCATCTGTCGGGACTGCCGACGGCGGTGGCCACCTGCGGGACCGCGTTCGGGGCCGAGCACATCAAGGTGCTGCGGCGGCTGCTGCTGGACCAGTCGGGGTCGCAGGGCGAGGTGGTCTTCACCTTCGACGGTGACGCGGCCGGGCAGAAGGCGGCGCTGCGGGCCTTCGCCGACGAGCAGAAGTTCGTCACGCAGACCTTCGTGGCCGTCCAGCCCGATGGGCTCGACCCATGCGAACTGCGCATCAAGCAGGGCGAAGCGGCCGTACGGGACCTGATCGCCAGCAGGGAGCCGCTGTTCGCCTTCGCGATCCGCAGTGTGATCTCCCGCTACGACGTGAGTACCAACGAGGGCCGGCTGTCGGCTCTGGACGCCGCCGCGCCGATCGTGGCCGCCATCAAGGACCGGGCGCTCCGTCAGCTCTACGGCGTGGACCTCGACCGGTGGCTGGGTTTCAACAACGAGCGGTTCGTCATGGACCGGATCGCGGAGATCTCCGCCACCCCCCAGTCGCGCCCCCAGCGGCCCTCCGGGCCGCGGAAGGTCGCCGATCTCACCGATCCCGGGGTGCGGATCGAGACCGAGGTGCTGAAGCTGGCCGTGCAGCGCCCCGCGCTGATCGGCCCCGGGTTCGACGCGATCGGTGCTGAGGCGTTCACGCTGCCCGAGCATGCCGCGCTCTACAAGCTGATCATGGACGCCGGGGGCACCCCGGCGGCCGGGCACGGCGGCAGGGAGTGGGTGGACCGGCTGCTGGCCGAGGTGACCGACGCGCTGCGCGGGGTGGTCACCCGGTTCGCGGTGGAGGAGCTGCGCGCGGACGTGGCGAGCGAGGAGCGCTACGCCTCGGCCATGCTGGCCGCGCTGGAGCTCGTCTCGGTGACCCGGGCGATCGAGCAGCTGAAGTCGCGCATGCAGCGGACCAACCCGGTCGACGAGCAGCAGGACTACAACCGGCTGTTCGGTGAGCTGGTCGCACTGGAACAGCAGCGCCGCGTACTGAAGGAACGCGCCGCCGGAAGTTGA
- a CDS encoding M23 family metallopeptidase yields the protein MRSGHIARLTAVTGAVLVTGACASPGGVAGVGTLPPASAAEVVAATPGAVTSTLPPPTGTPAPKVPVVIKRPKAAAPVQVPPPKVSEHTYVFPVKNCRVTYESRLLVLPKTTIWSGKGCSFVSPVNGVVDEVNTTNRWKPSTDRGADREGRFVTVVGDDGVRYLGGHLDRVTPGIAPGTRVSAGQLLGQVGNSGNARSTASNLYFAISWKTSPALWWVRRGTVNPWNYLDAWLNGNRTLSPKDEMQAVMNRTGSAPKCVTLCASKPGAKPKPTEKPPKADDEHITVGG from the coding sequence ATGCGATCGGGGCACATAGCACGATTGACCGCCGTGACCGGAGCGGTGCTCGTCACGGGGGCCTGCGCGTCACCGGGAGGTGTGGCAGGCGTCGGCACCCTGCCCCCGGCCTCTGCGGCCGAAGTCGTCGCCGCGACGCCCGGCGCGGTGACCTCGACGCTGCCGCCCCCGACAGGAACGCCCGCCCCCAAGGTGCCGGTAGTGATCAAACGGCCCAAGGCCGCCGCTCCGGTGCAGGTGCCCCCGCCGAAGGTGTCCGAACACACCTACGTCTTCCCGGTGAAGAACTGCCGGGTGACCTATGAGAGCAGGCTGCTGGTCCTGCCCAAGACGACGATCTGGTCCGGCAAGGGATGCTCGTTCGTCTCACCCGTGAACGGGGTGGTCGACGAGGTCAACACCACGAACCGGTGGAAGCCCTCCACCGACCGGGGAGCCGACCGCGAGGGCCGGTTCGTCACGGTCGTCGGGGACGACGGCGTGCGCTATCTCGGCGGGCACCTGGACAGGGTCACTCCCGGGATCGCACCGGGCACCCGGGTCAGCGCGGGCCAACTCCTCGGCCAGGTCGGCAACTCGGGCAACGCCCGCTCCACCGCCAGCAACCTCTACTTCGCGATCTCCTGGAAGACCTCCCCCGCGCTCTGGTGGGTACGGCGGGGCACGGTCAACCCGTGGAACTACCTGGACGCCTGGCTGAACGGCAACCGCACGCTCTCCCCCAAGGACGAGATGCAGGCCGTGATGAACCGGACGGGGTCGGCGCCCAAGTGCGTGACCCTGTGCGCGTCCAAGCCGGGTGCCAAGCCCAAGCCCACCGAGAAACCCCCGAAGGCCGACGACGAACACATCACGGTGGGCGGTTGA
- the rpoD gene encoding RNA polymerase sigma factor RpoD, with product MADLVAKGRERGSVTVDDVAAALDKSELPSDALERVVRMLAEHGVEVLEPQSDEETTRSDEEDVGKRAPTSDLVRIYLREIGRVPLLTAEEEVELAKSIEAGLFAEDKLTSVVSRLAFPEFKELVWQGTRAKQRLIEANLRLVVSIAKRYVGRGMLFLDLIQEGNLGLIRAVEKFDYTKGYKFSTYATWWIRQAITRAIADQARTIRIPVHMVETINKLVRVQRQLHQDLGREPAPEEIALEMDLPIDRVIEIQRIAQEPVSLQSPIGEEDSDLGDFIEDADAVVPMEAAAFIMLQDQLDDILATLSDREQRIIQLRFGLADGHPRTLEEVGREFGVTRERIRQIESKTLAKLRHPTRAQMLRDYLD from the coding sequence GTGGCCGACCTCGTTGCGAAAGGAAGGGAGCGCGGAAGCGTCACGGTCGACGACGTGGCCGCTGCTCTCGACAAATCCGAGCTGCCGTCGGACGCGCTCGAACGCGTCGTCCGCATGCTCGCCGAGCACGGAGTGGAGGTCCTCGAGCCCCAGAGCGACGAGGAGACCACCCGCTCCGATGAGGAGGATGTCGGTAAAAGGGCTCCGACCAGCGATCTGGTCCGCATCTATCTGCGGGAGATCGGACGGGTGCCGCTGCTCACGGCCGAGGAGGAGGTGGAGCTCGCCAAGTCCATCGAGGCTGGGCTGTTCGCCGAGGACAAGCTGACAAGCGTCGTCTCACGACTGGCCTTCCCGGAGTTCAAGGAACTGGTCTGGCAGGGCACACGGGCCAAGCAGAGGCTGATCGAGGCCAATCTGCGGCTCGTCGTATCGATCGCCAAAAGATATGTGGGCCGCGGGATGCTGTTCCTGGATCTGATCCAGGAGGGCAACCTCGGGCTCATCCGGGCAGTCGAGAAATTCGACTACACCAAGGGATACAAGTTCTCCACGTATGCCACGTGGTGGATTCGCCAGGCGATCACACGGGCGATCGCCGACCAGGCGCGCACCATACGCATTCCGGTGCACATGGTCGAAACGATCAATAAGTTGGTCCGGGTGCAGCGCCAGCTCCACCAGGACCTCGGCCGCGAGCCGGCGCCCGAGGAGATCGCACTGGAGATGGATCTTCCGATCGACAGGGTGATCGAGATCCAGCGCATCGCCCAGGAGCCCGTCTCGCTGCAGTCGCCGATCGGTGAGGAGGACTCCGACCTCGGCGACTTCATCGAGGACGCGGACGCGGTCGTACCGATGGAGGCCGCGGCCTTCATCATGCTGCAGGACCAGCTCGACGACATCCTCGCGACGCTGTCCGACCGCGAGCAGCGCATCATCCAGTTGCGCTTCGGTCTCGCCGACGGCCATCCCCGGACGTTGGAGGAGGTCGGCCGGGAGTTCGGCGTGACGAGGGAGCGCATCCGGCAGATCGAATCCAAGACCCTGGCCAAACTCCGCCATCCGACCCGAGCGCAGATGCTCCGCGACTATCTCGACTGA
- a CDS encoding YtxH domain-containing protein has protein sequence MRYRMMFGVGLAVGYILGSRAGRERYEEIKRLAQRVSDNPSVQETAGLVGARISKVTNVARTKVSHVARNRLPFLQSENGWQAQKHDETGVGWPEDERAHAPHP, from the coding sequence ATGCGTTATCGAATGATGTTCGGGGTGGGTCTCGCGGTGGGCTACATCCTGGGGAGCCGGGCCGGCCGGGAGCGTTACGAAGAGATCAAGCGGCTCGCTCAGCGGGTGTCCGACAACCCCTCGGTGCAGGAGACCGCCGGCCTGGTGGGCGCCCGGATCTCCAAGGTCACCAATGTGGCCAGGACGAAGGTGTCCCACGTGGCCAGGAACCGGCTGCCGTTCCTGCAGTCGGAGAACGGCTGGCAGGCCCAGAAGCACGACGAGACCGGAGTCGGCTGGCCGGAGGACGAGCGGGCCCACGCCCCGCATCCCTGA
- a CDS encoding MGH1-like glycoside hydrolase domain-containing protein, which yields MELRSAVDDAALRREAWSVLDANWTGSATVPAPGLYPHQWNWDATFVAIGLARCAPRRAGTELLSLMAGQWSTGMVPHIVFHPARAEGYFPGPSVWRSQDHPASPNRVATSGLTQPPLHALAVWRVWRYAADRDEAAALVRRVYPMLAAQHGYLAGTRDLGGGGLAAIVHPWESGMDDSPAWDAPMAALPPVRRSHRRGEPPGCHLDSYQDRYVWLATCYRDTGYDGAYLREDHPFAVEDPLFNGIWLASCQALAELAPLAGADPEPYREAAERIRAGLLERLWADGVFRARDLRSGRFSPVCTVGCFGPMLDPGLPDDLVKKLVSVLESPRFMGAAGYPVPSCEIRAAQFDRTRYWRGPSWVNTNWLLRQALAVHGLTEMVSLLGTATLRMVRQAGFRECFDPFDGSGRGGRDFSWSAALTLDLLTDNVGP from the coding sequence ATGGAGCTGCGGTCGGCGGTAGACGACGCCGCTCTCCGGCGCGAGGCATGGTCGGTGCTCGACGCGAACTGGACGGGATCCGCCACGGTGCCCGCACCCGGCCTCTACCCCCACCAGTGGAACTGGGACGCGACCTTCGTCGCGATCGGCCTGGCCCGATGCGCCCCGCGGAGAGCGGGGACCGAACTGCTCAGCCTGATGGCGGGGCAGTGGAGCACCGGCATGGTGCCGCACATCGTCTTCCACCCGGCCCGAGCCGAGGGCTACTTCCCCGGCCCCTCCGTCTGGCGCTCGCAGGACCACCCGGCGTCCCCCAACCGGGTGGCCACCTCCGGGCTGACCCAGCCGCCGCTGCACGCCCTGGCCGTCTGGCGGGTGTGGCGGTACGCGGCCGACCGTGACGAGGCGGCCGCCCTCGTCCGCCGGGTGTATCCGATGCTGGCGGCCCAGCACGGATATCTCGCCGGGACCAGGGACCTGGGCGGCGGCGGGCTGGCCGCCATCGTGCACCCGTGGGAGTCGGGGATGGACGACAGCCCCGCGTGGGACGCCCCGATGGCCGCCCTGCCCCCGGTCCGGCGTTCCCATCGGCGCGGTGAACCTCCCGGCTGTCATCTCGACTCCTATCAAGACCGCTACGTCTGGCTGGCCACGTGTTACCGCGACACCGGTTACGACGGCGCCTACCTGCGTGAGGACCACCCGTTCGCGGTCGAGGACCCGCTGTTCAACGGGATCTGGCTGGCCTCCTGCCAGGCGCTGGCCGAGCTGGCGCCGCTGGCGGGCGCCGACCCGGAGCCGTACCGGGAGGCGGCCGAGCGGATCCGTGCGGGGCTCCTGGAGCGGCTCTGGGCCGACGGTGTCTTCCGCGCCCGCGACCTGCGCAGCGGGCGGTTCAGTCCCGTGTGCACGGTCGGATGCTTCGGGCCGATGCTCGATCCAGGCCTGCCCGACGACCTGGTGAAGAAGCTGGTGAGCGTGCTGGAGTCCCCCCGTTTCATGGGCGCCGCCGGATATCCGGTGCCGAGCTGCGAGATCCGCGCCGCGCAGTTCGACCGGACCCGCTACTGGCGGGGGCCCTCGTGGGTGAACACCAACTGGCTGCTCCGGCAGGCGCTGGCCGTACACGGTCTGACGGAGATGGTGTCACTGCTGGGCACGGCCACCCTGCGGATGGTCCGGCAGGCAGGGTTCCGTGAGTGCTTCGACCCCTTCGACGGCAGCGGGCGCGGCGGCCGGGACTTCTCCTGGTCGGCCGCGCTCACCCTCGACCTGCTCACGGATAACGTTGGTCCATGA
- the efeB gene encoding iron uptake transporter deferrochelatase/peroxidase subunit, which produces MPDLSRRRLLTGAGLAMGAGAAAAAGTGLIRQPEPVRPDPAGAVVPFHGAHQAGIATPVQGRLHFAAFDLSTGSREEVRAMLKAWTAAAVRMTAAQEIGGGATGAELAPPDDTGEAIGLPASRLTLTVGFGPSFFDRLKLPRPARLKELPHFPVDRLDPARSGGDLCVQACADDPQVAVHAVRNLVRIGFGTAAIRWSQLGFGKTSSTTPDVRTPRNLMGFKDGTNNIAGTDGGKLDEHVWVGAEGPEWLRGGSYLVARRIRMHIETWDRTSLKEQEDIFGRTKREGAPYGGVREHDSVVLDKMPIDAHVRLANPAALGGVTILRRGYSFTDGSDGLGRLEAGLFFLAYQRDPEKGFIPIQRALAAKDSLNEYIQHVGSGIFACPGGVRPDSFWGAGLLA; this is translated from the coding sequence ATGCCTGATCTCAGCCGACGCAGGCTCCTGACCGGAGCCGGCCTCGCCATGGGTGCCGGTGCCGCCGCGGCCGCGGGAACCGGTCTGATACGGCAGCCGGAGCCGGTCCGGCCCGACCCGGCGGGCGCCGTGGTCCCGTTCCACGGAGCACACCAGGCGGGGATCGCCACGCCGGTCCAGGGCCGGCTGCACTTCGCCGCCTTCGACCTGAGCACCGGCTCCCGCGAGGAGGTCAGGGCGATGCTGAAGGCCTGGACCGCCGCGGCCGTCCGGATGACCGCGGCGCAGGAGATCGGTGGCGGGGCCACGGGGGCGGAGCTCGCCCCACCGGACGACACCGGTGAGGCCATCGGCCTGCCCGCCTCGCGGCTCACGCTGACCGTGGGCTTCGGCCCCTCGTTCTTCGACAGGCTCAAGCTGCCCCGGCCGGCCCGGCTCAAGGAGTTGCCGCACTTCCCCGTCGACCGGCTCGACCCGGCCCGCAGCGGTGGCGACCTCTGCGTGCAGGCGTGTGCCGACGACCCCCAGGTGGCGGTGCACGCCGTACGGAACCTGGTGCGGATCGGCTTCGGCACGGCCGCCATCCGATGGTCCCAGCTCGGCTTCGGCAAGACGTCCTCGACCACGCCGGACGTGCGGACCCCACGCAACCTGATGGGCTTCAAGGACGGCACCAACAACATCGCCGGCACCGACGGCGGGAAACTGGACGAGCACGTCTGGGTGGGTGCCGAGGGGCCCGAGTGGCTGCGCGGCGGTTCCTATCTGGTGGCCAGGCGGATCCGGATGCACATCGAGACCTGGGACCGCACCTCGCTGAAGGAGCAGGAGGACATCTTCGGCCGGACGAAGCGCGAGGGCGCCCCGTACGGAGGCGTGCGCGAGCACGATTCCGTGGTCCTGGACAAGATGCCGATCGACGCCCATGTGCGGCTGGCCAACCCGGCGGCCCTGGGCGGGGTGACGATCCTGCGCCGGGGCTACTCCTTCACCGACGGCAGCGACGGCCTGGGGCGGCTGGAGGCGGGTCTGTTCTTCCTGGCCTACCAGCGCGACCCCGAAAAGGGCTTCATCCCGATCCAGCGTGCGCTGGCGGCGAAGGACTCGCTCAACGAGTACATCCAGCACGTCGGATCCGGCATCTTCGCCTGCCCGGGAGGGGTGCGGCCGGACTCGTTCTGGGGCGCGGGGCTCCTGGCCTGA
- the ppdK gene encoding pyruvate, phosphate dikinase: MPKYVYDFTEGNKDLKDLLGGKGANLAEMTNLGLPVPPGFTITTDACRRFLKDGALPDGLDEEVSGHLAALERRMGRRLGQADDPLLVSVRSGAKFSMPGMMETVLNIGLNDESVHGLAKQSGGNERFAWDSYRRLIQMFGKTVQDIDAALFDDALEELKNGRDDLDLEAADFQRLVETYKGIIRTQTGQDFPADPHQQMSMAVKAVFDSWNAPRAILYRRQERIPADLGTAVNVCSMVFGNCGMDSGTGVAFTRDPGTGQQGVYGDYLQNAQGEDVVAGIRNTMSLQELEGIDKSVYDELLQIMGKLENHYRDLCDIEFTVERGKLWMLQTRVGKRTAGAAFRIAVQLVDQGLIDLDEAVSRVTGDQLAQLMFPRFAKDAERTKITTGMNASPGAAVGRAVFSSERAVELAARGEAVILVRHETNPDDLSGMIAAQGVLTGRGGKTSHAAVVARGMGKTCVCGAEELTVSADDRSFTAPGGVVVSEGDVISIDGSSGAVYLGEVPVVASPVVEYFEGTGDTGDELVQAVHRLMGHADASRRLDVRANADNAEDAARARRFGAQGIGLCRTEHMFLGDRRRLVEDLVLAVSPEERERALAALQPLQKADFTEIFQAMDGLPVTVRLIDPPLHEFLPDFTDLSVKVALAGEQADDRDRRLLAAVKRLHEQNPMLGLRGVRLGLVIPGLFAMQVRAVAEAAKAVPGARAEIMIPLVAAVQELEIVRDEARAILAEAGVEALVGTMIEVPRAALTAGQIAEAAEFFSFGTNDLTQLTWGFSRDDVEAAFFAKYLDLGVFGVSPFESLDRDGVGRLVRIAVEEGRRTRPDLKLGICGEHGGDPGSVHFCHEAGLDYVSCSPFRIPVARLEAGRAALAEGAGTR; this comes from the coding sequence GTGCCCAAGTACGTTTACGACTTCACCGAGGGCAACAAAGATCTCAAAGATCTGCTCGGCGGTAAGGGTGCCAACCTGGCGGAGATGACCAATCTTGGGCTGCCGGTGCCCCCCGGCTTCACCATCACCACCGACGCGTGCCGCCGTTTCCTGAAGGACGGTGCGCTCCCCGACGGCCTGGACGAGGAGGTCTCCGGCCACCTGGCCGCCCTGGAGCGGCGGATGGGACGTCGTCTGGGCCAGGCCGACGACCCGCTGCTGGTCAGCGTGCGCTCCGGGGCGAAGTTCTCCATGCCCGGCATGATGGAGACCGTTCTCAACATCGGGCTGAACGACGAGTCGGTGCACGGCCTGGCCAAGCAGTCCGGCGGCAACGAGCGCTTCGCCTGGGACTCCTACCGGCGTCTCATCCAGATGTTCGGCAAGACCGTCCAGGACATCGACGCCGCGCTGTTCGACGACGCCCTCGAGGAGCTCAAGAACGGCCGTGACGACCTGGATCTGGAGGCGGCCGACTTCCAGCGGCTCGTCGAGACCTACAAGGGCATCATCCGCACCCAGACCGGACAGGACTTCCCGGCCGACCCGCACCAGCAGATGAGCATGGCCGTCAAGGCGGTCTTCGACTCCTGGAACGCCCCGCGCGCCATCCTCTACCGCCGCCAGGAGCGCATCCCGGCCGACCTCGGTACGGCGGTCAACGTCTGTTCGATGGTCTTCGGCAACTGCGGCATGGACTCCGGCACCGGTGTCGCCTTCACCCGCGACCCCGGTACCGGGCAGCAGGGTGTCTACGGCGACTACCTGCAGAACGCCCAGGGGGAGGACGTGGTCGCGGGCATCCGCAACACCATGTCGCTGCAGGAGCTGGAGGGCATCGACAAGTCCGTCTACGACGAACTCCTGCAGATCATGGGGAAGCTGGAGAACCACTACCGCGACCTGTGCGACATCGAGTTCACCGTCGAACGCGGCAAGCTCTGGATGCTCCAGACCCGTGTGGGCAAGCGGACCGCGGGCGCCGCGTTCCGCATCGCCGTGCAGCTCGTCGACCAGGGTCTGATCGACCTCGACGAGGCTGTCAGCCGGGTCACCGGCGACCAGCTCGCCCAGTTGATGTTCCCGCGTTTCGCCAAGGACGCGGAGCGGACGAAGATCACCACCGGGATGAACGCCTCTCCCGGGGCGGCCGTCGGCAGGGCCGTCTTCTCCTCCGAACGGGCGGTCGAGCTCGCGGCCCGGGGCGAGGCCGTCATCCTGGTCCGGCACGAGACCAACCCGGACGACCTGTCCGGCATGATCGCCGCGCAGGGGGTGCTGACGGGCCGGGGCGGCAAGACCTCGCACGCCGCCGTGGTCGCCCGCGGCATGGGCAAGACCTGCGTCTGCGGCGCCGAGGAGCTGACGGTCTCCGCCGACGATCGCAGTTTCACCGCTCCCGGTGGCGTCGTGGTCTCCGAGGGAGACGTCATCTCCATCGACGGCTCCAGCGGAGCCGTCTACCTCGGTGAGGTGCCCGTGGTCGCCTCCCCGGTCGTGGAGTACTTCGAGGGGACGGGCGACACCGGCGACGAGCTGGTCCAGGCGGTGCACCGCCTTATGGGCCACGCCGACGCGTCCCGGCGGCTGGACGTGCGGGCCAACGCCGACAACGCCGAGGACGCCGCCCGCGCCCGCCGTTTCGGCGCCCAGGGAATCGGGCTGTGCCGTACCGAGCACATGTTCCTCGGAGACCGCCGCCGGCTCGTCGAGGATCTGGTCCTGGCCGTCTCGCCCGAGGAGCGGGAGCGGGCGCTGGCCGCGCTGCAGCCGCTGCAGAAGGCGGACTTCACCGAGATCTTCCAGGCGATGGACGGCCTGCCCGTCACGGTCCGCCTGATCGACCCGCCGCTGCACGAGTTCCTGCCCGACTTCACCGACCTGTCGGTCAAGGTCGCCCTCGCCGGCGAGCAGGCCGATGACAGGGACCGCAGGCTGCTCGCCGCGGTCAAGCGCCTGCACGAGCAGAACCCGATGCTGGGCCTGCGCGGGGTACGGCTCGGCCTGGTCATCCCCGGCCTGTTCGCCATGCAGGTCAGGGCGGTCGCCGAGGCGGCCAAGGCGGTCCCGGGAGCCCGCGCGGAGATCATGATTCCGCTCGTCGCCGCCGTTCAGGAGCTGGAGATCGTCCGGGACGAGGCGCGGGCGATCCTCGCCGAGGCCGGGGTCGAAGCGCTGGTCGGCACCATGATCGAGGTGCCGCGCGCGGCGCTGACCGCAGGGCAGATCGCCGAGGCCGCCGAGTTCTTCTCCTTCGGCACCAACGACCTGACCCAGTTGACCTGGGGCTTCTCCCGTGACGACGTCGAGGCCGCGTTCTTCGCCAAGTATCTGGATCTGGGCGTCTTCGGAGTCTCCCCGTTCGAGTCCCTGGACCGCGACGGTGTCGGCCGGCTCGTCCGGATCGCCGTCGAGGAGGGACGCCGGACCCGTCCCGACCTCAAGCTCGGCATCTGCGGTGAACACGGCGGCGACCCCGGATCCGTCCATTTCTGCCACGAGGCCGGCCTGGACTACGTGTCCTGCTCGCCGTTCCGCATCCCGGTCGCCCGGCTGGAGGCCGGCCGCGCGGCCCTGGCGGAGGGCGCAGGCACCCGCTGA